The nucleotide window CGAGCAGGCGGCGCACTTCCTTCACCGAGGACAGGAAGGCGGGCTCCACCTGCATTTCCGCCGCCGGACGATCCGGCGGCATGACCGCCAGCTGGTGGACGATCGTCCCCGGCGACGGACTGAAGATAAACACGCGGTCACCGAGATAGACGGCTTCCGATACATCATGTGTCACGAAAAACACGGTGGCCTCCAGCTCGCGCCACAGTTTCACCAACAGGTCCTGCATGTTCTGGCGGGTGCCGGGATCGAGCGCGCCGAAGGGTTCGTCCATCAGGATGATCCGTGGATGCATGATCAGGGTGCGGGCGATGGCCACACGCTGGTTCATGCCGCCGCTGAGCTGGTGCGGATACTTGCCGCCGTCCTTCTTCGGATCGAGGCCGACCTTGGCGATCCACTCATTGGCCCGCTCGATGCGTTCCTTGTCCGGCACATGCGCGCATTCGAGACCGAAGCCGACGTTCTCCAACACCGTGCGGTGAGGGAAGTTCGCGTAGTCCTGGAACACGAACCCGCGGTCCGGGCCGGGGCCCTCCACCGGCTGGCCATGCACCAGCACCTCGCCGGTGGTGGCGGGGAAATGCGGAGCCAGCCCGGCGATCAGGCGCAACACGGTGCTCTTGCCGCAACCGCTCGGGCCGAGAATCCCGATGAACTCACCGACATCCGGCGTGTCCTCGATGTGGAAGCTGATGTCGCGTATCGAAGTGAATTCATTCCGCGTGCCGGGGTGGTACACCTTCGACACGTTCTTGAAGTCGACGATGCGCGGCAGCGTCGGATCGGATGCCACCGGCTTGAGTTCGCACGGGGCGTCACCGGTCTGGAGTTCAGTCCTGGCCATGTTTCAAGTGAGGGAATGCCTGGCGCTGGATCCACAGGATCAGCTTGTCGATGGCCCATGCGAGAAGGGCGATGGCGATCAGGCAAAGGTAGATGTGTTCCCGGGGCCCTTGGCGCTGGCTGAGGTTGATCAGCGCGCCGAGGCCCCGCTTCGCATTGATGACCTCGGCGAGCATGATGTAGCCGAAAGCCAGGCCGAAGAGCAGGCGCAGGCTGTTCACCACGTCCGGCATGGCCATTGGCATGATCACCTTCCGCAATGTTTGATGGCTGAGGATCGGAAACCACAGGCCGAAGCCGAGAACGAAACCGATGGTGGCACGGATCCAGAATTTGCCGGTGGCCATGGCCTCAAGGAATGGATTCGGCTCGGGAGCGCCGGGGATCGCTTCCACCACCACGTTCATGCTGCCCTGTTCCTGGAGGAACTGCCAGCCGAGCGAGGCGATGAGGGCATAGATCAATCCTACCAGACACGAAAGGCGCAGGCCCTTCGACCAGTTCCGTTTCGCCCCCAGCGTGTAGGCGGTTTCCAGAAAGCGGTCCGGAACCGCGCGGGCAGCCGAGGTAGTGTCGAACAATACGAAAGTCACCGCGGCGAGAAAGATGAACATCACTTTCTGAACCTCGCCCAGACCGAACCAGATGAGCGTGAGCGGGATCAACGCGGCGATGGGAATATTGCGGCCGAAGATGCTGATCGGCTTCAACATCGCGCCGATGCGGAAATAGCTGCCCGCGAGCAACCCGAGCGGCACGGCGATGGCCGCCGCGATCAGGAAGCCTGCAAGCACGCGACCCAGACTGACCATCGCGCTGATGGAGAGACCGCGCTCGAACCACAGAGACGGGAAAGTCGAGAATGTCTCCTTGATGCTGGGCAGCGTGTAGGGATCGAGAATGCGGGCATCGCTCTCGCCACGGGTGAGAATCCACCACACGAAGAACACCAGCCCGATCATCGCCACGCCGAGCAGGCTGCCCTCGAGCAACGAAGGCTCGTCACGCAGCGTGCCGAAACGCTTCAGCCATGCGGCCAGCGGATGGCGCTTCTTCGGCACGAGGGAGCCGGATTCCTTGGTGCGATCGGACATGGCGTCAGGAGTGGATGAGGAGCGTGGCGGCCATCTCGCTCCGCTCGATGGCGGCCACGTTTTTCACTCGGTCGGATTCTCCAAGGCGATAACCTTGATCTCCACGCGGCGGTTCTTGGCGTGGTTCATCGGATCTTCGGCATCGAAGGGGCGGTCCCAACCGATGCCATCGACCACGAACTGGTTCGGGTTGAAGTTCGGGAACTTCTTCACCAGTTCGGTCTTCACCGCGGCGGCGCGGTTCGAGGACAGCTCCTTCACCATCTGGGCGCTGACCTGACCCTTCATGCTGGCATCGGTGTGACCTTCCACCACGATGTTCGCGGCACCGTACTGGGCGGCGAGCTTGCCGACTTCCTCCAGCACCGGATCGACGTTCGGCTCGTAGGGCTTCTCGATGTCCTTGCCGTTCTCACGCACGGTCACCGTTTTCCGGAGCTCCCAGGAGTTCGGATAGAAGTGGAGCGTGATGACCTTGGTGAGGATCTCGCTGCCTTCGACCTTCAGCGTCTGGACCGACTTCGGCGCGAAGTTGATCTGGTATTCGTTGCGGCTCGATTTGAAAGGCTCCTCGTTCTCCAGCTTCTGGAGGATCGAGAAATCCATGACCTGGTCGAAGGGCACCTGCTGCTGGATGCGGTTCATCTTGCGATACAGCAGGTAGGCGGTGTTCCAGGTGCGCTCGAAGTTGGCGGGGTTGTTCTGGTTGAGGAAGAACTCGCGGTTCTCGGCGTAGTTGGTCGAATGGGCGTCGCCCAGCATGCCGAGCGTGTCGGCCTCCGGGATGCTGTAGAGCTTCGACATGTGGGAGGCGGCCTGCTTGCGGCCTTCCTCGGTCTTCATCTTCTCCATGCCGGCGAAGACGCCGCGGACGAGGCCTTCGCAGATGTCCGGATTGTCACGGGCGAAGTCGGAGCGGGCGAACCACACGTCCGCGATCAGCTTGTTCGCGGTGGCGGTGCTGACGAGGAGGTGGTTGTCCGCGATCTTGGACAGGTTGTAGATGTCCGGAGCCCATGACACGCAGGCGGCGATGCTCTTGTCCGCGCTGAAAGCAGCCGCGGCCTGGAACGCGTCCTCGGTGTAGATGAACTGGACTTCGGACGGCTGCACGCCGCCGTTCACCAGCGCATTGAGAAGGAAGTACTCGGACGGCGAGTTCTGGGCGAGCACGACCTTCTTGCCGCGCAGGTCGGAAACCGTCGGCTTGGCGGGGTCCTTCGCGGCCTTGCGGCGGATCACGATGCCGTCACCCCCGTTGGAGAAGTCCACCTGCTGATAGATGCGCGGCATCAGGCGCGGGTCCTTCTTCAGCTCGTCCATGAACAACGGCACCATGTCCAGCGTGGCCCAGCCGATGTGGACCTTGCCGGCGGCATACGCATCACGCATCGCCACGGGATTGTCGATGAGCACCAGTTCGACCTTGAACGGCTGGCCGGACGGAGTGGTCCAGATCTTGCCGGGGGCACCGCCCTCGTTCTGGAGGATGATGGGAGCCCAGCCCGCCCACACATTGAGGGCGAACTTCACAGTGCGCGCCTGCAGCGGTTCATAGGCGCTGGTGGCCTTCACCGGCGGCAGCTTCTCGCTGGGCTTGAAGGTGTATTCCTTGACGGTGGTCGGGACGTTCGAGTCCGCGGCTTCCACGCCCGACGCTTGTTTCAGGTCGTCGGCGCTGATGGTCGTCGGCGCATGTTCCCTGCCCTTCGGAAAGAGCACGTTCCGGAATCCATACGCGAGCAGGCCGGCGACAACGCAGGCGAGCACGACGAAGAACAGCGGTTTCGGTTTGGGCGATTCATTCATAGTCGTTGTGATAGGCGCGGGCCCTCATGCCGCGCGGTTTTCCATGGGGTCTTTCGTCCGCTCTGCGGGTTCCAACAGATCCCCGGAGGACCGGGTGGCCGGCGGAAGGCAAAACGGACGTCCGCTGTCCTATGAATTGTGAACAACCCCATCAATCCTTTTCGGGTTCCAAAGAGGAACCTCTTTTCCATAAGGCGGGCATCCCGGAATGATGTTCTCTATCCATCATGTCCATTCCGACTCACAGCAAGGCCATCGGCTACCTGCTCTGGATCTTCGGCTTCACCGGCGCACACCGTTTCTACTACGGCCGCACCGCGACCGGCATCCTGTGGTTCCTCACCGCGGGCCTGCTCGGCATCGGCTGGCTCATCGACCTGTTCCTCATCCCCTCGATGGAACGTGAAGCCGCCCGCACCTACACGGCAGGACGTTATGATTATACGGCCGCCTGGCTCCTCCAGACCTTCCTGGGATATTTCGGCATCCACCGCTTCTATCTCGGCAAGACCGGCACCGGTATCCTCTGGCTGCTGACCGGCGGTCTTCTTGGCATCGGCTGGTTGTACGACTTCTGCACGCTCAACGAGCAGGTGGACGAGCGCAACCGAGCCGCGTGACTAACGGGGCAGCTTCCCGACATACGGGGGTGCGAGGCTTGCCTCCGGCAGGAATGAGGATGGCAGGAGCTTCACCAGCGGTTCGCGTCCTTCGCGGGATGGATGCTTCAACCAATCCATCGCTGCGGAAACAAGCTCCGCGCACGGCGCGATGCGGATCATGGCCAGCTTCGGCCGGAACCACTGGACGCTCAGGGAACTCTCCAGCACCACCAGCGAGAGATGCTCGGGAATGCGGAGGCCGCACCGGTTGCAGAAGGACATCAATCCCGCGAGGGCCAGCGAGCTTCCTACGATGATTGCCGTAGGTGGCGTGATCCGGAACAGCTCCTCCAGAACCTCCTGCAGGCCCTCCACGGATTCGTCCCAGGCCGGATGATTGTAGGGGGAAGCCTCGACCCCCGCATCGGCCAGCGCGTCGATGAATGCCCTGAGTATCCTTCCCGGTGTCGGTGCCTCCCGGATATAGCGGTGGCAGATGAAGGCGATCCGGCGATGGCCGAGCCGGGTCAGGGTGCGCACCGCGTCACCCACCGCCAGGCTGGTGTCGATCCCGATGCTGTCCAGGTTCAGGCCCAAGGAGCGGCCTCCCAGGGCCAACACCGGCTCCGGTCGCTCCGCGAACCAGCGCAGGCTTTCCCAGGCTCCGCCGTAGATGATCCGCACATCCGCGGCGCGGTCTTTGACGAACCGCTCGAACCCACCCGCCGTCGGCTTGATCGTGCTCAGATTCGGAAAGTCCTGCGCCATCCGATGCCCGGCTTTCATGATCGCCTCCGAGAGGCCGGTCAGAACCTGCCGGTCATCCTGATCGAGAAAATGGAAATCACGGCCGATCAGGAGATCCACCCGCAGGCCATCGCGCGATGCTTCCACCGGCAGCGCGCGCACGGACCGCTTGTGTCCCTGGCTGGGTGACGAGAGGTGGCCCATCTCCGTGAGCAGCGCCAGCGCGTTGCGCACCGTCGCACGGCTCACTCCCAGTTCGGTCGCCAGATGACGTTCTCCGGGCAGGCTCGGCCATCGTCGTGTCTGCAGTCCCGTTTTGATGACTTCGGCCGTGGATTCACTGATGGAGATGGCACGCGGGAGTTGCATGGGATGAACGAAAAGCAACGGACAACAAACGCGAAAGTTACCCTGCAAGGTAGAGGGACGGAGTCAAATGGAAACTTGGGATATTCTTTGCAATCAAGATATTGCATCGAATTTCTTGTTTTGGATTTTGGGATTCGAAGAACCCTTGATGTCCGTTTTTGTGCATGAAACTTGAAACTGATAGGTAGCCATCCCGTGGTCCGCTCAACGGACCACCAATCATTCAAAGAAAATCGCAATTACTCACGGATGGGATACCACGCGGAGTGAATCCACCGGAAAGGCGGATTCCATTCCCTTGATGCGTCCTGTGCTACGCCGTTTTCGTCGGGCCCACAGGGCCGTGAAGGGTCGCCTGTTCGTTCCGGCATTTGCCGAAATTGCGCAAACCCATATGAAATCCACACTGAAGCAAACGCTGCTCGCGGCGCTTCTGCTGGCTCCCCAATCGGGATGGGCTGACGGAAGAAGCTACAACACCACCGGCACTCTCGACTGGGTGACGGTGGAAGAACGCCGGCCTTATTTCCAGGCCGGAAACTGGAGTCCATTCCTTGGCAACGGCTGTCCCGTCGTGAGCGATGAAGGCGCGTCCTTCGATTTCTACACGGGCGTCGGGGACTCGAACGGCCGTTTCTGGCATTGGTCCACCTGGCCGATCAGCAATCCGATCACTCCGGGTGACGCATTGAAGATCGCCTATCTCGGATCGACCACCAGCGGCCACGATGGCAACGGCGGTGAAGGCACTTCCGGGGGCATGACCAACCTGCCGAGCTTCGGCATCCAGGCGAATGTCTGGTACCGCTTCGCGCTGCGTTGCTGGCGTCCGGCCGATGGTACGCCGCACAAGGGCTACGCGGGCCAGTGGATGCGGGACAATTCCACCGGCAACTGGTATCACTGCGGCACCTATCAGACGCCGTTCGCTCCCCGGGGCGTCACCGGCCTCGGCGGATTCATCGAAGGCTATCCGCCCTACAACGGCGCGAAGCAGATCGATTTCCGCAACGCCTATGTCCACCAGTATGGAACTCCGGCCAGCACGATCCAGTCCGCCAGCACCATCAACATCAGTTGGAACGGACTCAATCCGAATGATCCCGATTGGAAAGGCGGCTATGCCGCGCTGAGCAGTGATGGCTCCTACGCCTTTGCCAGCAGCATGTACAAAGTCACCTCGGATCCGCTGGGGAATTCCTACACGCCGAACGTGGTCGGCACCACCAAGACGCTGACCATCACCCAGCCCTCCACGCCCGCGTTTGATGCGATCGTGGTCTCGAGCTCCAGCGCGAAGACCAGCGGCAGCCAGTTGATGGTGCAGTGGGCATCCCCCGCGACCAGTTCGCCGCAGCTCGGCTACAAGATCGAGGTGTTCAACAACTCCGGCTACACCGGCACGCCCTCGGTGACGTTCGTCGAGAACGAGCCCGAGGCGCGGCAGAAGCTGTTGGACATCACCGGAGTGGCCACCCCGTACGTGCGCCTCACCATCACTGACATCTTCGACCGCACCGGCACGCCGGTGCTCATCACGCCATCCGCCGCCACGCCCAGCGCGGCTGCCAGCGTGAGCGGCACGGTGGCGGGCCTGGGCTACCAGTACTATGAAGCCGGCGGCGGCGTGGATTGGACCACGCTGCCGACATTCGGTTCCCTGACTCCAGTCCAGCAGGGCGCGGTCGATTTCGTGGACACCAGCCCGCGCCGCCGTCGCAGCCAGTATGCCTTCAACTACAGCGGCTATCTGGAGGTGCCCACCACCGGGATTTACACCTTCTCGCTGTACTCCTTCGACAGCAGCAAGCTGGTGATCGACGGCACCGAGGTGGTGAACTTCGACGGCCAGCACCAGCCGTCCGAGAAGAGCGGCTGGATCGCCCTCGCGGCGGGAAAGCATACCGTGAGCGTCCAGTACGCCTTCTCCAGCCAGCGCGGGCAGACCACCTACTGGGATGACATCAAGCTGAACTACGAGGGTCCTGGTATTTCCAAGGCCCAGATCCCCGGCAGCGCGTGGTCACGCGTTCCCGGCGGCAGCGATCCATCCATCGCCCTCGCCACCCCGGCCAACGGAGCGACGGTCTCCGGTGCCAGCGTGCCGCTGACCGCCACGGTCACGGCCAATGGAGCGACGGTCAACAAGGTCCAGTATTTCTCCGGGCCGGTGCTCCTGGGCGAATCGACCCTCGCGCCCTACACCGTGAATGCCTTCCTGGGCGCCTCCAGCGCGAACCAACTGCGGGCCCGCCTGTATTACAACAGCGGCTACACCACCGACTCCGGCCCCCAGACCGCGCTGACCACCACCAACATGGATGTCAGCCCATGGACGCTCAGCGCGATCGGCTCCCAGCACCTCTATCCGACCGGCGGCAGGCTCCTGGGAGACACCCTCGGCCTGACCGGCGATTCGTTCAATACATTGACACGCCAGGTCACGGGAGACTGCACGCTGATCGCCCGTCTTTCGGACATCACCAGCGCGGGCACCCTGCCGGACGGAACCACTCCGGACAGCAGCGCGAAAGCGGGCATCATCCTCCGTGCGACCCTGAATCCGGACACCGGCAATCCGCTGGGAGGAAACTCGAACAGCACCCGCTACGCCGCGATCTTCGGCGAGGTCAACGGTGGAACCTACTACGAAGACAGTACGATGGCGGGCGGCAACGGTGCGCCGGACCGGACATCGGAGAACCTCGGCGGAGGGAACAAATGGTTCAAGCTGGTCCGCACCGGCGACACCTTCGTCAGCTCGATCTCGCAGAATGGCACCACCTGGACCCAGGTGAACAGCGTGACCATCAGCGGCATCGGTTCCACCCTCTATGCCGGGGTGTTCCAGTTCACCTCATGGAACCTGCTCCAGTACATTCCGCATGCCGGCTTCGACAACGTGAGCCTGTCCGGTACGATCACCGGCGCGCCGAGCGCAACCGTCTCACCGGCCAGCACCACCGAGTTCACCGGCCAGAGCATCACGCTGAAGTCAGCCGTGGTCGGCCAACCCGGCTACACTTACCAGTGGCAGAAGAATGGCGTGAATATCTCCGGTGCTACCTCCGCGACCCTCACACTGACCAACCTCCAGCCGGGCAACAGCGGCATCTACCGCGTACTGGTCACCACCGCCAATGGCAGTGCCACCAGCAGTACTTCCACCCTCACCGTGCGTACTCCCACGCCGTATGACGCGGCCGTCCTTGCGGCCTCGCCGCTGGCCTGCTGGCGTCTGAATGAAAGCGCCGGACCGGTGATCGCGGATTCCGCGGGCAACCTCAATGGCACCGCGCTCGGCGGCTTGGGCTACGTTTCCAGCACGCTCGGCACCACACCCTACAACGGCTTCGAGCCTTCTCAAAAGGTGATCGAACTGAACGGCACCGATGCCGATGTGGCACTGCCGCCGCTGAACCTGACCTCCAACTCGGCGACCATCGCCGGCTGGATCAAGCGCAACGGCTCGCAAACCGCGTGGTCCGGGATCTTCTATTCCCGTGACGGCGGCACCCAGGCAGGCCTGCACTTCGGTTCGTCCAACGACCTGCACTACACTTGGAACAACACCAACTGGGGCTGGGGCTCCGGCCTGGTGCCGACCGATGGGCAATGGACCTTCGTGGCGCTCGTGATCGAGCCGACCAAGGCCACGATCTACATGGGGAATAATGGCAGCCTGACCTCGGCGGTGAACACCACCAGCCACACGACGGAGGCCTTCGCCGGCACGACCTACCTGGGCTGGGACACCAACCAGTCCTCGCGCCGCTTCAAGGGCCAGATGAGCGAGTTCTCCATCTACAACCAGGCACTGAGCTCCACCCAGTTGACCGCACTCCGGGATGCGGCACTGGCTTCCTCGCCCGCAGTCACGCTGACCACGCCTGCTTCACCGGTCGCGCCGACCGTGAACCTGTCCGCGAGCGTCACCGCGAATGGCACGACCATCAACAAGGTGCAGTTCTACAACGGCACCACCCTGCTGGGTGAATCCGCCGCCGCTCCGTACTACTATACGTGGGATGGCGTCGCTGCCGGAACCTACACCATCACCGCGAATGTCGTTTACAATGGCACGGCCCAGATGTCGTCCGCTCCGGCGATCATCACCGTGGCCGCGGCTCCGTCCAACCCACTGCCCTACGGCTGGGCCTCGCAGGACGTGGGCTCGGTCGGTGTGGCGGGCAGCGCGAGCTGGTCTGCGGGCACCTACACGATGTCCGGTTCCGGCTCCGATGTCTGGGGAAGCTCGGATCAATTCCGCTACAGCTACCAGGCCATTACCGGTGACTGTGACATCCGCGCACGCGTCACTTCGGAAACCAACACCCACGAATGGGCGCGGGCGGGCGTGATGATCCGCGAGACACTGGATGCGAATTCGAAGCACGCCGACGTGTTCGTCACTCCCGGCCATGGCTTCAATCTCCAGTACCGCACCAGCACCGGTGGTGGCAGCAGTTCGACCAGCGGCCCGGCGCTCAATGCCTATCCGAACAACTGGGTGCGTCTGGTGCGCGCGGGCAATCTGTTCACGGCCTACAGCTCGGCGGATGGAACCACCTGGACCACCATCGGCTCGACCACAATCACCATGGGCTCACCGGTGTATGCCGGCCTGCTGGTGTGCAGCGTCTCAAACAGCACGTTGTGCACCGCCACCTTCGACAGGGTTTCGGTCGTCGCGGTGCCGAGTCCGTGGCAGTCCCAGGACATCGGTTCGACCGGCATCGCCGGAAGCGCGATCAACAACGGCGGCATTTACACGCTCAGTGCCTCCGGTGCGGACATCTGGGGCACGGCGGATGCCTTCCGCTACACCTATCAGGCCGCGACGGGTGATTGCGACATCATCGCGCGCGTCAACGGAGTGGCGAATACCGATGGCTGGGCGAAAGCGGGCGTGATGATCCGTGAAACGCTGGCGGCGAACTCGACCCACGCCTCCGTCTACATCAGCCCGTCCAATGGTGTGGCGTTCCAGAACCGCACCACCACCGGCGGCAGCTCGAACAACGTGCAGAACACCGGCATCACCGCGCCGGTCTGGCTGCGGGTGAACCGCACCGGCAGCGCGTTCACCGCCTATCGTTCCACCGATGGCTCCACGTGGACGACCGTCGGCTCCACGACCATCACCATGGGCACGAGCGTTTACATCGGCCTCGCCGAAACGAGCCACAACAACAGCCTGCTCGGTCGCGCGCAGATCGACAACGTCACCGCGACTCCCTGAGATCCGCAACGCTTGTTCTTCCCAAGCCTTCCCCGCCTCATGTGCGGGGAAGGTTTTTTCATTTCAACTCCCCTCCGTCTTTCCCTTCTTTTCCTTCCGCCCGTCCATTTCATTCCGCGCCTCGGCGGCGAGCTTGAGGAACTTCTCCCGGATCTCATCGAGCTCCTTGTCCTCCAGTTCTTCAAGATCGAGCAGTCCGTTGTTCGCGCCTTCCACCACGCGGATGATCTCGTCGAGCTTGATCTGGAGGGCTTCCGAGTCGCGGTTCTGGGTGTTCTGGATCAGGAACACCATCAGGAAGGTGACGATGGTGGTGCTGGTGTTGATCACGAGCTGCCAGGTATCGTTGTATTTGCAAGCCGGTCCGAAGCAGGCCCAGACGACGAGCAGGAGTACCGCTCCGGCGAAGGTGGCCGGCTTGCCCGCGTAGCCGGACGTTTTCTTGGCAAAACGGGTGAACCAGGAGTTTTTGCGGGTGACCATGGCAGGTGAATGAAGTTCCAACCTGCACACTAACGGCATCCCTATGGGAATCAAATGACGGCGCGAAGGATTCTCTGGTGCCACCGCCACAGGTCCGCCATGGTGCGGACAGCCATGAAGTTTCCGGCCCCGCGTTCCTGGATCTGCCTGCTCGCCCTTTCCTCTCCGCTCCATGCCGCACCGGCCTACCCCGTCGCGCGCGAGGTGGACGTTTCCGACGACTACCACGGCACCAGGGTTGCGGACCCGTACCGCTGGCTGGAAGATGACAATTCGAAGGAAACCAAGGCCTGGGCCGCGGCGGAAAACAAGGTGACCCGTGCCTGGCTGGATGCCAACCCGCGCCGGGAAACAATCCGCAAGCGCCTCCGCGAACTCTGGAACTACCAGCGCGTGGGCACGCCGTTCCGCTATGGCAGCAAGTGGTTCACCTACCGCAACAGCGGCCTCCAGAACCACGGCGTACTGTATGTATCGGACTCGCCCGAAGGCGAGGCGAAGGTACTGCTCGATCCCAACAAGCTCTCGAAGGACGGCAC belongs to Luteolibacter ambystomatis and includes:
- a CDS encoding ABC transporter permease — its product is MSDRTKESGSLVPKKRHPLAAWLKRFGTLRDEPSLLEGSLLGVAMIGLVFFVWWILTRGESDARILDPYTLPSIKETFSTFPSLWFERGLSISAMVSLGRVLAGFLIAAAIAVPLGLLAGSYFRIGAMLKPISIFGRNIPIAALIPLTLIWFGLGEVQKVMFIFLAAVTFVLFDTTSAARAVPDRFLETAYTLGAKRNWSKGLRLSCLVGLIYALIASLGWQFLQEQGSMNVVVEAIPGAPEPNPFLEAMATGKFWIRATIGFVLGFGLWFPILSHQTLRKVIMPMAMPDVVNSLRLLFGLAFGYIMLAEVINAKRGLGALINLSQRQGPREHIYLCLIAIALLAWAIDKLILWIQRQAFPHLKHGQD
- a CDS encoding substrate-binding domain-containing protein, whose product is MQLPRAISISESTAEVIKTGLQTRRWPSLPGERHLATELGVSRATVRNALALLTEMGHLSSPSQGHKRSVRALPVEASRDGLRVDLLIGRDFHFLDQDDRQVLTGLSEAIMKAGHRMAQDFPNLSTIKPTAGGFERFVKDRAADVRIIYGGAWESLRWFAERPEPVLALGGRSLGLNLDSIGIDTSLAVGDAVRTLTRLGHRRIAFICHRYIREAPTPGRILRAFIDALADAGVEASPYNHPAWDESVEGLQEVLEELFRITPPTAIIVGSSLALAGLMSFCNRCGLRIPEHLSLVVLESSLSVQWFRPKLAMIRIAPCAELVSAAMDWLKHPSREGREPLVKLLPSSFLPEASLAPPYVGKLPR
- a CDS encoding ABC transporter ATP-binding protein; its protein translation is MARTELQTGDAPCELKPVASDPTLPRIVDFKNVSKVYHPGTRNEFTSIRDISFHIEDTPDVGEFIGILGPSGCGKSTVLRLIAGLAPHFPATTGEVLVHGQPVEGPGPDRGFVFQDYANFPHRTVLENVGFGLECAHVPDKERIERANEWIAKVGLDPKKDGGKYPHQLSGGMNQRVAIARTLIMHPRIILMDEPFGALDPGTRQNMQDLLVKLWRELEATVFFVTHDVSEAVYLGDRVFIFSPSPGTIVHQLAVMPPDRPAAEMQVEPAFLSSVKEVRRLLDQAGKPAL
- a CDS encoding low affinity iron permease family protein; protein product: MVTRKNSWFTRFAKKTSGYAGKPATFAGAVLLLVVWACFGPACKYNDTWQLVINTSTTIVTFLMVFLIQNTQNRDSEALQIKLDEIIRVVEGANNGLLDLEELEDKELDEIREKFLKLAAEARNEMDGRKEKKGKTEGS
- a CDS encoding NINE protein; the protein is MSIPTHSKAIGYLLWIFGFTGAHRFYYGRTATGILWFLTAGLLGIGWLIDLFLIPSMEREAARTYTAGRYDYTAAWLLQTFLGYFGIHRFYLGKTGTGILWLLTGGLLGIGWLYDFCTLNEQVDERNRAA
- a CDS encoding phosphate ABC transporter substrate-binding/OmpA family protein, with protein sequence MNESPKPKPLFFVVLACVVAGLLAYGFRNVLFPKGREHAPTTISADDLKQASGVEAADSNVPTTVKEYTFKPSEKLPPVKATSAYEPLQARTVKFALNVWAGWAPIILQNEGGAPGKIWTTPSGQPFKVELVLIDNPVAMRDAYAAGKVHIGWATLDMVPLFMDELKKDPRLMPRIYQQVDFSNGGDGIVIRRKAAKDPAKPTVSDLRGKKVVLAQNSPSEYFLLNALVNGGVQPSEVQFIYTEDAFQAAAAFSADKSIAACVSWAPDIYNLSKIADNHLLVSTATANKLIADVWFARSDFARDNPDICEGLVRGVFAGMEKMKTEEGRKQAASHMSKLYSIPEADTLGMLGDAHSTNYAENREFFLNQNNPANFERTWNTAYLLYRKMNRIQQQVPFDQVMDFSILQKLENEEPFKSSRNEYQINFAPKSVQTLKVEGSEILTKVITLHFYPNSWELRKTVTVRENGKDIEKPYEPNVDPVLEEVGKLAAQYGAANIVVEGHTDASMKGQVSAQMVKELSSNRAAAVKTELVKKFPNFNPNQFVVDGIGWDRPFDAEDPMNHAKNRRVEIKVIALENPTE
- a CDS encoding Ig-like domain-containing protein, which produces MKSTLKQTLLAALLLAPQSGWADGRSYNTTGTLDWVTVEERRPYFQAGNWSPFLGNGCPVVSDEGASFDFYTGVGDSNGRFWHWSTWPISNPITPGDALKIAYLGSTTSGHDGNGGEGTSGGMTNLPSFGIQANVWYRFALRCWRPADGTPHKGYAGQWMRDNSTGNWYHCGTYQTPFAPRGVTGLGGFIEGYPPYNGAKQIDFRNAYVHQYGTPASTIQSASTINISWNGLNPNDPDWKGGYAALSSDGSYAFASSMYKVTSDPLGNSYTPNVVGTTKTLTITQPSTPAFDAIVVSSSSAKTSGSQLMVQWASPATSSPQLGYKIEVFNNSGYTGTPSVTFVENEPEARQKLLDITGVATPYVRLTITDIFDRTGTPVLITPSAATPSAAASVSGTVAGLGYQYYEAGGGVDWTTLPTFGSLTPVQQGAVDFVDTSPRRRRSQYAFNYSGYLEVPTTGIYTFSLYSFDSSKLVIDGTEVVNFDGQHQPSEKSGWIALAAGKHTVSVQYAFSSQRGQTTYWDDIKLNYEGPGISKAQIPGSAWSRVPGGSDPSIALATPANGATVSGASVPLTATVTANGATVNKVQYFSGPVLLGESTLAPYTVNAFLGASSANQLRARLYYNSGYTTDSGPQTALTTTNMDVSPWTLSAIGSQHLYPTGGRLLGDTLGLTGDSFNTLTRQVTGDCTLIARLSDITSAGTLPDGTTPDSSAKAGIILRATLNPDTGNPLGGNSNSTRYAAIFGEVNGGTYYEDSTMAGGNGAPDRTSENLGGGNKWFKLVRTGDTFVSSISQNGTTWTQVNSVTISGIGSTLYAGVFQFTSWNLLQYIPHAGFDNVSLSGTITGAPSATVSPASTTEFTGQSITLKSAVVGQPGYTYQWQKNGVNISGATSATLTLTNLQPGNSGIYRVLVTTANGSATSSTSTLTVRTPTPYDAAVLAASPLACWRLNESAGPVIADSAGNLNGTALGGLGYVSSTLGTTPYNGFEPSQKVIELNGTDADVALPPLNLTSNSATIAGWIKRNGSQTAWSGIFYSRDGGTQAGLHFGSSNDLHYTWNNTNWGWGSGLVPTDGQWTFVALVIEPTKATIYMGNNGSLTSAVNTTSHTTEAFAGTTYLGWDTNQSSRRFKGQMSEFSIYNQALSSTQLTALRDAALASSPAVTLTTPASPVAPTVNLSASVTANGTTINKVQFYNGTTLLGESAAAPYYYTWDGVAAGTYTITANVVYNGTAQMSSAPAIITVAAAPSNPLPYGWASQDVGSVGVAGSASWSAGTYTMSGSGSDVWGSSDQFRYSYQAITGDCDIRARVTSETNTHEWARAGVMIRETLDANSKHADVFVTPGHGFNLQYRTSTGGGSSSTSGPALNAYPNNWVRLVRAGNLFTAYSSADGTTWTTIGSTTITMGSPVYAGLLVCSVSNSTLCTATFDRVSVVAVPSPWQSQDIGSTGIAGSAINNGGIYTLSASGADIWGTADAFRYTYQAATGDCDIIARVNGVANTDGWAKAGVMIRETLAANSTHASVYISPSNGVAFQNRTTTGGSSNNVQNTGITAPVWLRVNRTGSAFTAYRSTDGSTWTTVGSTTITMGTSVYIGLAETSHNNSLLGRAQIDNVTATP